The following are from one region of the Oenanthe melanoleuca isolate GR-GAL-2019-014 chromosome 23, OMel1.0, whole genome shotgun sequence genome:
- the SH3BGRL3 gene encoding SH3 domain-binding glutamic acid-rich-like protein 3, with protein MPGGGGAAAPPSIPPSVPPSAGLSAGSGRDRTMSTLKVYSTSVTGSREIKSQQSEVTRILDGKNIKYELVDISQDNALREEMRAKAGNPKAIPPQIVNGDQYCGDYELFVEAVEQNTLQEFLKLA; from the exons AtgccgggcggcggcggggctgccgctcctccctccatccctccgtCCGTCCCTCCCTCGGCCGGGCTGAGCGCTGGGAGCGGCCGCGATCGCACCATGAGCACCCTCAAGGTCTACAGCACGTCGGTGACCGGCTCCCGGGag ATCAAATCCCAACAGAGCGAAGTAACCCGAATCCTTGATGGGAAGAACATCAAGTACGAGCTGGTGGATATCTCCCAGGACAACGCTCTCCGGGAGGAAATGAGGGCCAAGGCAGGCAACCCCAAAGCCATCCCACCCCAGATCGTCAACGGGGACCAGTACTGCGGG GATTATGAGCTCTTTGTGGAAGCTGTGGAGCAGAACACTCTGCAGGAGTTCCTGAAGCTGGCCTGA